One Cellulomonas sp. WB94 genomic window, ACAGCATCGGGAAGTTCAGGCGGTCGCGGTGCTGCTGAGCCGTCTGGGGTGACCCACGATCGGCGGAGCTACCGGAGAGGTCCGCGACTCCAGCGCGGACGTTGACTGTCTTTCATCCCAACTCGCGGGAGGACGACCTGTGCCGAGTGTACGGGGCGACGCCTATACCGCATGGTGAGACACGACAAGCAGGCTCGCGCTGGTCACGGCCGGATTCACCCAAAGGTCCCAGACGCCCTGGGCCATCGAGTCGTAATCTCCCGGCAAAGAGTACGGCGCGCTTGCCCCCGAGCAGTTGACCGATGCGGGGACCCTGCCCACCGGTGCCGACTCGATCAGGTGGTCCGACGAAGGAGAAGCCGTGAGCCAGACTGTGTCCAGACTGACCCTGCCTGCCAACGTGACACTGCCGGTCGACGTGCAGGCTGCGCTCGACGCCTGCCCGAACGTCATCGTCCCGGCGTCCCGGGCCGAGCTCTACCAGCTGTGCCTCGGGCCCCAGGGTGGACCGATCTTCTCGGTCGACTACGACGTCGACGGCGTGCCCGTGACCGAGGCGACGGTCGTCCGGTGCAAGAACGGCATCGCGGTGAACTACCCCGAGGACTACATGCGCCGGCGCGACCCGGACTGCATGCGGATCGCCGACGACCTGCCGACGGACAAGCCGCGCTACCGCGACGTGTTCGGCTCCGAGTTCGCGCCCGTCAAGCAGGACACGCTGGACTGGCTGTCGGGCCAGGAGCTCGTCGTCGTGCCGTTCATGGCCGGTGGGCTGACGCACGGCTACCCGTCGATCGCGATCTGTCCCGTCAACGCCGCGTTCTTCGCGCTCACGCTCGTCGACCTGCAGGGCTGGGTCACGTTCGAGCAGATCGGCGACTTCACGCCGCGCTCGATCATCTACGTCGCGCCGCCGTTCCGGCACACCCAGTTCGGTGGCCGCCAGGTCGTCGTCCACGACCGCTCGACGACCCTGCACGAGGTCTTCGCGTACAACCTGTACCCGGGCCCGAGCGCCAAGAAGGGCGTGTTCTCGGTCCTGCTCGACATCGGTGAGCAGGAGGGCTGGGTCACCGCCCACGCGTCCTCGGTCCGCGTCACGACGCCGTACGAGAACGAGACCGTCATCATGCACGAGGGCGCGTCCGGTGGCGGCAAGTCGGAGATGTGCCAGGAGATCCGCCGCCAGGAGGACGGTCGCATCCTGCTCGGTACGAACGTCGTCACCGACGAGCCCTACGTCATCACCCTCGGCGAGACGAGCGCGCTCGCGCCCATCACCGACGACATGACGCTGTGCCACAAGGACCTGCAGCGCGGCGACGGCAAGCTCGTCGTGGCCGACGCCGAGGACGGCTGGTTCGTCCGCGTCGACAACCTCAAGCTCTACGGCGAGGACGCGAACTTCGAGCGCGTCTGCATCCACCCGGACGAGCCGCTCGTCTTCTTCAACATCGAGGGCGTCCCCGACGCGACGTGCCTGCCGTGGGAACACATCATGGACTCCAACGGCAAGCCGTGCCCCAACCCCCGCGTCGTGGTGCCGCGTCGCCTCATCCACGGTGTGATCAACGAGCCCGAGGCGATCGACGTCCGCACGTTCGGCGCCCGCATGCCGGCGTGCACCCGCCACGACCCGACCTACGGGATCATGGGCATGATGCACATCGTGCCGCCGTCGCTCGCGTGGCTGTGGCGCCTGATCGC contains:
- a CDS encoding DUF4914 family protein; amino-acid sequence: MSQTVSRLTLPANVTLPVDVQAALDACPNVIVPASRAELYQLCLGPQGGPIFSVDYDVDGVPVTEATVVRCKNGIAVNYPEDYMRRRDPDCMRIADDLPTDKPRYRDVFGSEFAPVKQDTLDWLSGQELVVVPFMAGGLTHGYPSIAICPVNAAFFALTLVDLQGWVTFEQIGDFTPRSIIYVAPPFRHTQFGGRQVVVHDRSTTLHEVFAYNLYPGPSAKKGVFSVLLDIGEQEGWVTAHASSVRVTTPYENETVIMHEGASGGGKSEMCQEIRRQEDGRILLGTNVVTDEPYVITLGETSALAPITDDMTLCHKDLQRGDGKLVVADAEDGWFVRVDNLKLYGEDANFERVCIHPDEPLVFFNIEGVPDATCLPWEHIMDSNGKPCPNPRVVVPRRLIHGVINEPEAIDVRTFGARMPACTRHDPTYGIMGMMHIVPPSLAWLWRLIAPRGDKNPSIGESKAATDKLSHGGMVAEGVGSYWPFSTGTKVAAANLLLQQLVDSYRTRYVLTPNQHIGAYKVGFAAEWLTREYLARRGGGRIRADELVASRCSLFGYTLKEMKIDGQLIRPTFLRPDQQSQVGEEAYDAGAKIITDFFKSELAQFLTDDLDPLGRQIIEVCMRDGSIDDYVALTPLYI